The nucleotide sequence GTCTTCCATGTTTGGgatacttttttccccctctgataAATTATAAATGATTAATGAATTCCAGGAAAGAAGAATATTTCTTAAATCAAATTTCTTCTACATCCCAGTTGATTTTCTGAGAAAGTAGCATAGGTAATATTTAAgccaaaataatcattttatttaattcagaGGTTAATGGGCTTGCTTAGTGATTTAATAATTTCCCAAATCACCTATCATCCAATTATTTGTACtctgatttaaaaatagaagatcTATTGCTAATGATCTTCATGTACATTGATCATTCACTCaatgagttcccttttctcttttgttcatcTCTGGTCCAAATTGTTTGTTGAATTTGAATTGGATTATGTAAAGCTAAACTTAAGATGTCCTAACTGTGACAAATGTTATAGGCCTGAAAGAATAATAGAAgcactgattttaagaattttccttatATTTGATGTCATGCTACAGTTTAGCTGATtatgttttgtattttctgttgtttaatcctcacaacacgcCTTGTAAGTAGATCTGATTATCTGCATCTTATGAATGAAGGAGAGCCTTTGGGGGGCTATGGTGATATACACAAGGTCATTGTGCACACGGAATTCCAAACCCATGGGTCCAATACCTGTACTCTTAACCATGACTGCAAATGTAATCATGAagcacttctttttattttattttttaaaattttaattggaggataattgctttacaatgttgtgttggtttctgccatacagcaacatgaatcaactGTAAGTATACATACACCCCTTCCCTTGGAGCCTCCTTCCCACTCCCCTATCGCCCACCCCCGaccaccccacccttctaggtcaagcagagcaccaggttgagcttaCTGTCTTGTacacaacttcccactagctgtctattttatacatggaaaaatgtacttttcattgctactctctcaatttctcccaccctctccttcccccactgtatccacaagtccgttctctacacctgtgtctctattcctctcctgtaaataggttcatcagtgccactGATGAAGCACTTCTTAATCTAAGGAGGTATACAGATATAAAATGTTATCATGAGAATCAAAGTTATTCATTGATAGAATGGTTTGCTGGTGGAGcctatggattttaaaaattaatgtgtgtatgcatatgtatcagagaagggaatggccacccactccagtattcttgcctggagaatcccatggacagaggagcctggtgggctacagtccctggggctgcaaagagtgggacacaactgagggactcagCAGCAtcatgcatgtgtctgtgtgattATATGAACTTGTATTTACATCTCTTTCACCTGTCTATCTAATCTGCCTATCTATCTTCTCTGGGTTAGAAACAAGGTTGACTTTTACTGTCTTTCTTAAACCtggattttagttattttataattGCACTTGTATTTTCAGTCCAAGTTTAAAAGGAAGCAGTTTTTCAATGATGACCACATGGTTCAAGTAAATAGGACTTGATGAATTGAATTCTCTCAGCAGCTTAAAGGAAGTTACATCAGTTGAATGGTCCAAGGAAACTCAGATCAATGCTGACAATGATAAGTCTATTTCTCTAACATTAAACCATTTCCAGATCTAAGCTAAATTTATAGCCTTACTCTTTGGAATTGGATTTCCtcaaaatagcaaaaagaaatgaCCTGTTGACACTGTTGAAAATCAGTCCAACCTAATAGTTAAAATATACCACTAAGGAAAAAAGTTATCTGTTAGAACATTTGCTTTGTTTACAAAAACAGCccaaggaaagtgaaaatgaaatttttcctTGATAGTCTATGAACAACGTGCTTTTAGTTTCACTATGtaaattaaagacagaaaaacaaagtgAGACAGGTAATACAGGGTTCTCCCTGGGAGTGGGGTAGCAGTGGGTTTTGAGCTTCTTAACTTTTCAAAGAAAGTTTCACTGGATGTGTCCATGGAAGCATATGGCTGAGGGCAGAGGTGTTCATAAAGTGCTATGGCTGGGATGTAGGAGACTAAGAACTGAGTGTGTTAAGAGAGAAGGATTATCCTAATTGGAATTACATCAAGAGCCCCAAATGGCCAAGAATCAGCCCTTTTCAATACTGACTGGAGATAAGGGAATgtgctgaggctgccctggactGATACAAAGTGAAATGGAGAAGTTAGATTTAAGCCTTTGATGAGACAACTTGGTCCCTTACTGCATTcctggttggttggtttgtttctaTCTTCATGAAATTTGCAATTTGAGGTCCCTTGCCCTATGAAAGAAATTTCACtactaattttcatttttctgtctgaGAAACTCTGATCATTTTGTCCAATAAATTATCTTTGGAGAAAAACAATGATCTATTCccaaagaagaagagaaggtAAGAAGAATGCTGTCAGatcaacaaaatgattcatcTTATCCTGCTTAATGCCCACATTTACTTTAACCTCCTATTTTGAATGAGGGCAAATAAGCATTTGCAAGACTTGTGTCTTTGTTTTAAATTGCAACTACTTAGGTTAGTTTACTACCTTAGTGTGATTCGGCTTTAGTCCGTCCTGTTCAAAGTTAAGTCCTTAAAGAATACACTGTGTACAAAGGGTAAGGCCTTATTGACATTTTGAAGGACCTTCGTTCATCCCTGAAAGGTGACATGGTTGCTACCTTTCTTCAAGCAGAGattggtgtgtgtgttttaccTTGAGTGATGGAGCAGTAACCTCTGATCAGTAAATAAAGATATGATTTGTAAACAcccaaatgtttgctgaatgtttTGCAAGGAAGACTAGAGTTTGTAAACCACACCCCTGCTTGATAACCGTTGTGCCTGCAGGACTAACTGGGACAAGCttattcatcaagaaacaaaataagtaaaaattcagAACACtgtgtttcatattttataaagaacACAGAGGAAATTCCATTTACCAAGATCCAGAAAACAAATTGCTTAATCACACATCCGTCTAGTTCTGAAACTGCCCAATATTCTTACCTCAGCACTTCCTGTGGATCTCACACAATTTGCTCTATTAAGTCAATTTCGTTGATATTTAATTCCACATCATCTCATTGTGGGTGTGGAAGGCCCCTTCCTCAACCCTTTCATGTCTTCCTCACGTGGTAAACTGCCTCTGGATCTGACACATGGACCATATAGAAGCATTCTAGGAAAATTCCTGAAATAATGCTTGATCAGATATGCACCCCCAATTTGGTTAAAAGGTCACTGAACATTTCCCATGATGCTCCTCTGCTGGCTCTCAGACCAAATGCTTGTTGGGCAAGGTCTATATGCCAGAGCCTCCTTGTCCAACACAATAAGCAAAGTAGACAAAACTCTGCTTTCAGGAAGCTTACCCTCTCCTGGAGCGAATGAGGCAATAAGCAACATATTATGAAATGCGAAAACGAAAACCGAAAACAGCCTCAGGGCGTCGTGCTGGGTGCCGTGCCTTTGCTGGGTTTGTGGTGGGCGCGTCGCAGATTGCTTGGCTGTCTCACCCCTGGCACTTGGAGGCCTCGGGAAGGTGGGTGGTTTGGGGCCAACATACATAGCTTTTTTGATTTGGGATTGGCAGAAATTTGACAAGCTCAGCTAAGTGACAGAGTAAGAATAAACTAGAGGAAGCTTGTAAAAGTTAGTCCCCAAACACCACGAAGTCCATCTATCCACATCTGCTCACGAGTGTCACCTCTGGGATCATGCCTAATGACGCCATTTTCCTTATCAAAAACTTACAAGGACTCCTTCATTGTGTGCAAGTCgcttcagtgtctgactctttgcgaccctccaccaggcttctcggtccatggggtcctcctgtcaagagtactagagtgggttgccatgccctcctccaggggaatcttcccaacccaggattgaacccacgtctcatagtctcctgcattggcaggtgggttctctaccactagggccacctggcaAGCTCAGAGGCCAAGGATGTGAGCTCCTAAAGATAGGCTTTAGGAAACAACCCTTGGGAGAGAGTTATGAAATCAAATAACACAATTCAGGTGACTAAAGtagtattataaagcaatttaatAGTgtaagaataatattttatttctttattaagcACTCAGAATTTCTTCTATATGACTTTTTCTTTAGAATGCGActtagatttttgttttattttgtttaaaaatgcagATCTCTCAGCTTCGTTTTGAATTATACTGAATCAGTATAGCAGGGTGTGGACcctaggaatctgcattttattaACAAGCTTCCCCGGATGATTACTAAAcccaggaaaggaggaaaattcCTGACTAGCGCTGGGCTGCAGAATAATCACACTGGCTTTACATAAGGATGCCCGATTTCCACTCTACAATCTTAAAGCTCACATAATTCCTCTTTgttatattggattggccaaaaagtttgttcaggcttTTTTGTAAGATATtatgaaaaacctgaacaaactctTTGGCCAACTCACTTTATTCAAGACACACGAAATCATTTATTGTGACAAGAAGAATAAAAGATCAAACTACTTCAGTTTcttctatttaaattaaaataagatttttggTAATTAAATTTATTGATATGTACTGCTCTATGAGTTTTGCTTCAATGCTGCCAAAGCGATGAAAAGTAAACTGGTGCCAAGTCCAAGGCCTTCACACAGTGCAAGAGTCCTTGTTTATACAAAGGATTCAAGAAACAGTTTCAAGACTTGCAAGAACTTTACAAAATAGACCAGAAAGGATTTAGGGAAGGATAGAATTGGGAGGATGTGGAGGGGAGAAAAGGAtcaaaaataatagctttgaggAACAGAGGAGATGGGGGACCATTAACAGAAATCAGAAAATTCGAAGAAGGAAGTGGTTTAGGGCAAAGAGGAGACTGGGCACAATTTCCAATATTTTAAGTCTGAGCAGCTGCAACAGCCTTGGAACTCTGGAGTCAGAGctttgggaatgaaaactgatgttgaGTTGATGGTTGGCAATGAGAGTTTCCCAGAAGAAAATGTGGTGTGAAAATAAAAGGGCCTGGAAACAGAACTTGAACCTGAATTTAAGGCTATCAGAACAGACAGATAAGGAAAGAATGCTTCTGTGCCTGCCTCACTCCCCAATCCTATAGACCCCAAACACTTTTAAATCTCCAAAGTGAAATCCCTTGAACTGAGTTCACCTATTTATCTGGACTTGGAATACtttcaaattaaaatgaataaataatattatatatggaGAACCTTTTCTGTTGGATAATATGTCCAATGATACAGAATGAGTAGTGGGGTAGTCATTTCACTTATTTGTTGTCCTATGGAGCCAGGAGCAGGTAGACTGTTCTAGTAAAtggatttagttttgtttttcaaaaattaaatacatgaatTGAATTTCCTGAAGGGCCTGGGGGAATCTGTTGGATTGCACAGTGAATGGGCTTAATATCACACATGTTATTGTAAACGCCCATGATCTGGAAGGGCTTGCTAGAGCTGTGACCAGATATAAGGaatatatgtacttttttttcaGGCCCTAGGGCGGAAGGCAGACCCTCTCGGATGTGTTATGTAACAGAGCCGCCTGCTGGTGAAATTGGACAACAACAAGCACACTGGTGTGGACACACACCTATCCACTCAAACTGCCTCTTAAATGTTGTATGTACAATATCCTCCTGCCCATTCCTTTTGTGTGTATATTATTTGTTGTCTGAGTGTTAGATTTCCTTGTTTTTGTGCTGGTGAAGGGATGTCGAGGCAATAACCATCATCAGGCATGCACCATCAGTCTGGGCCTGGTGGAGCTGTGCGTGCTGGCTCTGTTTGGCCGTACTTCCTACTGGGTCTTGGGATACTACATAAATAAGCCGAAGATGATGCCCGTATATTGGCTCCTGGATTGTTGTGAAGACAACAGTCTGGGATCCCTGAACTCAAAAGCCTGTGGACTCCcaagccaaatttgcctatttacAGCATACTCAGCTGTTTTAAAcacagcctcagttcagttcaattcagttcagtcgctcagtcgcgtctgactctttgtgaccccgtggactgcagcacgacaggcttccctgtctgtcaccaactcccggagtttactcaaactcatgtcagtgatgccatgcaaccatctcatcctctgtcgtccccttcccccacctccaatccctcccagtatcagggtcttttccaatgagtcagttagtcgcatcagatggccgaagtattggagtttcatcttcagcatcagtccttccaaagaatattcaggactgatttccttgaggattgactggttggatctccttgcagtccaaggaactctcgagagtcttctccaacaccacagttcaaaatcatcagttctttggcgctcaactttctttatagtccaactctcacatccatacaggactactggaaaaaccataactttgactaggtggacatttgtcagcaaagtaatgtctctgcttttgaatatgctgtctaggttggacatagcttttcttccaaggagcaagcatcttttaatttcatggctgcagtcaccatctgcagtgattttggagttcccagaaataaagtctctcactgtttccattgtttccccatctatttgctatgaagtgatgggaccagatgccatggtcttagttttctgaatgttgagttttaagtcaactttttcactctcctctttcactttcatcaagaggctctttagttcttcgctttccgccataagggtggtgtcatctgcgtatctgaggttattggtatttcacccagcaatcttgattccagcttgtgcttcatccagctcagcattttgcatgatgtactctgcatataagttaaataagcagggtgacaatatacagccttgatgtactcctttcccaatttggaaccagtctgttgttccatgtccagttctaactgttgcttcttgacccgcacacagatttctcaggaggcaggtcaggtggtctggtattcccatctctttaagaattttccacagtttgttgtgatccacacagtcaagggctttggcgtagtcaaacACAGCCTAGATgagcagatttttaaatgtttagaaatGGCCTGCTTTGTGTATCCTGAGAAACTGCATCCAGCACCtgagagccacagggaagcccggaGTTGTTCGAGACCTTGGTGGCCGGTACCCTTTGGGAGAGCCTGGAGGCAGAGACCCCCAGAGGGCCTGCTGAGCGCCCCCCTCTAGACGCGTgagtccctccccacccctctccctgaGAGCTGCTTTACCTTCTCACTCTCTGCGGGGTGGTTCCATGCGGCCTCTGAGGGCCCATAGCTTCTGTGTGGAattcccctcctctccttccagaTACAAACCTATCAAAGTGTTGCTCCAaacttttgcttttatctttctcCCTCATCAGCCCCCCAGCATCCCTTGAACTCACTATACTGTGCAAATACGCCTCtccagggtggggagagagagaggagcttCATAAATGGACCCAAACCAAGTTGTTACATGGTCATAGTCAATACAcatcctctgtccttcctctTTGATGGCCCTTGCTCCCCTTCAGAAAGCAAAACCGTTTCCCAAATAGGAGCCTGGAAGGCGTGGCGGTACTGGCTATCCCTTCCCAAATAGGAGCCTGGAAGACGTGGAGGTACTGGCTATCCCTTCTCAAAGCACCCTGAGGCCGGGCCTCAGAGGGGATAGAAGCTCAGTGTGCAGGCGCTCTACATACGCTATGATTCCTCAGGAAAGTGACAGGGAAGATGTCTGGAGCATGGGTGGTTGGTTgcgtctgagtctttgtgaccccacagactgtagagtGCCAGGCCCCTGgtggccatggaattttcaaggcaagaatattggagtgggttgtcatttcctcccgcagggggttttcccaacctagaaatcgaactcaagtctcctgcattggcaggaagattcacCATTGAGCTATCTGGGACTCATCTAACTCTGCATTTGGTCAAGGATACCTGTGTTCTCAGCATCACTAGTGGAGTTTAGGAATGTTGGAGCTGCTTGAAGAGAAAGCCCAGACCAGCGTTAAATCAAGGAAAGAGCATGAGTGACTGAGTCTAAAAGCCAGGGGCTCAGGTCATGAAAGCTTCATACACtttgtttactttattttatttttttttttaaaaagatggtaacgataaccctatatgcaagacagaaaaagagacacagatgtacagaacagacttttacactgtgtgggagaaggtgagggtgggatgatctgagagaacaacatcgaaacatatatattatcaagtgtgaaacagatcaccagtccaggttggatgcatgagacaagtgctcagggctggtgcactgggatgatccagaaggatgggatggggagggaggcgggaggggggttcaggatggggaacacgtgtaaatccatggctgattcatgtcaatgtatggcaaaaaccactacaatattgtaaagtaattagcctccaactagtaaaaataaataggaaaaaaaaaaaagcttcatacACTTTGGAGACAATTCATTCTATCTCCGCATGGCTGAATGTATGAAAATagcttctctcttcttctggttAATTAATAATCAGACTGGGGGGCCCCCACTTACAAGCTCTGTGATCCTGGACAGTTCCTTAGCCtgtgtttacatttcttttcctgtaaGACTGAGAAATAATAGTACCCACCTTGTATATTTGTTGTGCGGATTAAGTAAGATCTTAGTTCATTTTTCTTCCAACTGAGACCGTGTAACATGAGAGCTGAGAGTGCAGACACTGAAGCCAGACCATCTGGCTTTAAATCTCAGCTTTATAACTtatagctgagtgaccttggagaAGATACtttttttctgtgtctcagtctcaactgtaaaatggggataattacaGTATTCATCTCATACCTGCTAAGTGCATACTTGCTAACGtgcttcagtcatggctgactcttcgTGATACTaaggatggtagcctgccaggctcctttgtccatgggactcttcaaacaagaatactggagtggatagccatgccctcctccaggggatctttctgacttagggattgaacctgagtctcctgcattggcaggagggttctttaccagtagcctGTGAAGCCCCATTCATCTCACAGGGCTGTTTATTTAATGTGCTAATAAATGTAAAACATTCAAAGAAATGCCATAAAAGCtgatttttattataaagtaaataaagctATTAGAACAGTTTCTGGTAAATAGTaaggactcaataaatgttgacttGTATTATTTATCACAAAATTGTCTAGACAATCCATGACCTTTATTAATCATCCTGTAAAGAAGAGAGGCctggtttctgtttccttttattttgcttcttctaACTTGAACTCTTGCTTTGCTAAACTCAATCTAAGAAGAGAGCACCACTGGACTTGAAAGAAAAGCCCAttaatggaaacaaaacaaaagattaagtttaaaaaaagagacaggCGACCCTTTGTTCACTAACAATTAACTAGATTGTGATTTCCTGTGTGTGGTTCTTTCCCATCGTTTTCAGTACCTAGGAAAATACCTATGTGGTCATCATGTGCCCCACAGGCTTTGATCAGATGGTATTTATAACTATAGGAAAACGAAGCAAACAGGTTCTTCACTGCCCTGTCTAGAGAAGCAAAGCTGGCCTAGATACAGTTCTCTAGCTGCTTGGAAAAGACGTTGTTTTTCTGTCAGCCAGTGGTGTGCGattttttgggaccccatggactgcagcatgctaggctccctgtccttcaccatcccctgcagtttgatcaaactcatgtccatcgagtcggtgatgccatccagccgtctcaccctctgtcgctcgcttctcctcctgccctctatcttccacagcatcagggtctttccaatgagtggcTGTTGGCATCAGTTAGCCAAAAAAATTTGGGGGCTCCCATATATTtatcttgtttgatttttttccttctgaaacgCAGAATTTGGAAGGGAATGGGGAGTGCAGGgagaaattttaactttttggcGCAAACTTCAAAAACAGAAGGAAGGAGTTGAACCAGCAACCCTAATCAAGGTTTTGCAGGCTTGATGGTTGCACCTGATCTCTGTTCAACACGGGGCCTCCGGGCCGGGCTGGGCGCTGTGGCGCTCGGCCAGTAGGGGGCGCGCGGGAGCCGAGGCCCCGTGGGGCGGCCGTGCGCGCGGGGCCGGTGGCTCTGGGCTTCCGCGCGCGCGACGAGCGGAGACGCGCCGCTGCGCCCGCTTCGGCGACGGTCCGGCCCGGGATTGGGCTCCCCCGGGCGCCTCCTCGGCCGCGGGGTCGCGGAGACTGGGCACCCGGGCGGAGGCGGGGGACCGGCGAGCGCTGGAGGGCCCCGTCCCGCCGCATGCCGTGCGCTCGGGCCGCGCCTCCGCTTTCTGGGAAGTCAGGTAACCGAGAGGCGGCCCTCACTCACCGCGCGCGGCGGCCGCGTCCACCCCGCGGTCCGGAAAGGAGAGGCGGGAAGGGAGGGCGCCGAGTCAGCTGCAGCCGTAGCCCCGGTCGGGGCCCCTAGCCCCGTTGGTGGTACTCGGACTCTGCCAAGCCAGAGCCCCGTCAAACTTCGCCGCCCCTCGGCCCCGAGAGGCCCTCGCGCATCCTCTCCCTGGCCAAGTGCCCGCCTTTCCCTGCCTGTGATGGTCAATCCTCCGTCCTCACTTCGTGCAGCTCCTTTTCGTCCATTCCCCGCTCTTCTTCCCTTTGGAAATTTTCACTTCCTAGTCTGCAAAATcgttcagcagatgttggcaacagTGGATTCCTTAAAGGAATTGGGGTTGACTATTGGGGGTTGAGTTTGAGCGGGGCACCTTGATAAAGTCAAATAAAGGAAAGAGCATGCGGAATCAGATCCCTTCTCTTCAAGTCCTGACTATACATAGCACTAGTGACATCTGGTAATCAGGCCTGATTATTTACATGGGAATCTAAttattcacatggaaatcacctaGCAAAATGCAATGAGCAATGAACACAGAATTCATTTTGAGGAGATGTAAACCTTCCTTTGCACTGAATTGTGTTTGACACCTGGGCCTGCCCTCTTTGCAGTATCTGTCTACTTGATTTGAAGGCCATTGTCTCTGTTGTGAAATGCCAAACCTTGGACTGACTGTCATTGTGCCCCCAAATTCTACTGACGTTCATTCCTTTTGGTTTATGGTCTTAGTATTCTTTTCAAGCCCCCCTCGTGAATGGCAGTTACCATGGGAAGGATGGTCATAGTAGGTAGAAGAGCCTGGTCTGGAATTCAGGAAACAAGGCTCTCTTCTGAAGGCCTGTGTTCAGGGTTTTGTTCTGGGCCCAGTTCTATTGCTAACTGGCTACGTGACCCTGGTTGttcaatttatttaatctttcagaaccttgtttttctcattttagggAAGCTAGTAACACTAATGTcctcctagtattcttgcctggagaatcccatagacagaagagtctggcaggctacaccccgtagggtcacaaagatttggacatgactgaaacagctTAGCAGGCACACATTGGCCAATGACTGTGCTAAATTCAGTAGTCAGTCTTGACCTTCACCCTCCTTGACCTATCAATGGTATTGGACCAAATCAATCACTGTCTCTGTAAAATTCTTTCTTCTGGAAGTCTTGTAATTtctgtcttcctccctcccactcttTCTTAGTCTTCTTGACTGGATCTTCTTTGTTTCTAAAAGTTAGAGTGTAGAGTGCTGTAGGCCTTTCCTCTGACTCACTTTGTAAGTTTGCTAGACCCCACATTTATGCCTCCAACGTGGACTTGTCCTCCTGTAAAACCCATATTCAAGTGTCCAGCTGCCTTTTTGAAAAGGCATCTTAGAAGTAATATgtttaaagctgaaactcctgaTCTTCATTCCCACACCTGCTTCCCTCCATCCTCTAGTCTTGTCTGTTTCCGTAAAtggcagtcccatctcttcatgctCAGGCCAAGACCATTGCAGTCAAACTTGTCTTTCACCATCATTCTAGTATAAAGCACCACCCTTCTGATTGGACTGTAGAAATGCCCCCTGCCTCGTCTCCCCTTGCCCTTCTACAGTCTATTCTTGTAGCTGCAGGAGCAGTCATGCAAGTTAGTCATGTGCTGTGTTGGTTGAAAGCTGTCCAATGATTTGTCTCCTTCAGAGTAAAATCCAAAGTCCTTAAAGTGACCTAAGAAACAGTGATTTAGTCTCAGCTCC is from Muntiacus reevesi chromosome 13, mMunRee1.1, whole genome shotgun sequence and encodes:
- the LOC136145498 gene encoding uncharacterized protein, whose translation is MRKRKPKTASGRRAGCRAFAGFVVGASQIAWLSHPWHLEASGRSLEDVEVLAIPSQSTLRPGLRGDRSSVCRRSTYAMIPQESDREDVWSMGGGAREPRPRGAAVRAGPVALGFRARDERRRAAAPASATVRPGIGLPRAPPRPRGRGDWAPGRRRGTGERWRAPSRRMPCARAAPPLSGKSEDTMENPSDDLSTTQRPHLLIPFYWALGLQHLNFDGTQTFSPKQQILIARNVCVKLCLKNSLGGGGTALLRSGPQGKVLGQMVLDFQIKGVPDFKSLADG